The following nucleotide sequence is from Dyella sp. BiH032.
CGGTGCTGGCGATCCTTTCGCGCGTACGCCTGCCCGTGCCCGCCGCCGGCCTGTCGCGCGATCTGTTCCTGCAGGCCGGCGCTTCGCTGCTGCCGCCCTGGGCGGGGGTGCTGCTGGAACGCACGGCCTTGCAGAACGCCCAGGCCAGGCTCACGGCACGCACGCTGCGGACCTTGTCGCCGCTGTTCCGCGCCGCGCTGCGGGACGGCATCGCCAGCCGCGCCTGCCGCCGGGTCGGCATGCCGCCCGAGGCGCTGCACCGCTGGCTCTGATCAGGCGCCGGCCATCAACTCGTCGTAGCGCCGCTGCATTTCCTCGGCACTGACCTCCTCGATGGTGTGGCCGATCAGCCATTCATGGCCGAAGGGGTCTCGCACCATGCCGCCCCGCTCGCCGTAGAAGGCATCCGCTGGCGGGCGCACCAGCGTGCCTCCGGCCGCCACCGCGCGCGCGAGCAGCCGGTCGGCATTGTCCACGTGCAGATGCAGGGTGACGCTGGCGCCGCCCACGCTGCGCGGCCCGAGGATGCCGCACTCAGGGTATTCGTCGGACACCATGATCACGGCGGTGCCGAGCACCAGCTCGGCATGGCCGATCCGGCCCGTGCCCTTCTCGTCGAGCCGCAGCCGCACGTTCGCCCCGAAGACTTGCCGGTAATAGGCCAGCGCGGCTTCCGCGTCGTGCACGCGCAGATAGGGGAAAACTTCGTGGATGACGGGCAGTGCCTGGGTATCGTCGGCGGCGTGCATGGCGGGGCTCCGTGGTGGTCACGGCCGCCATGGTGCGCCGCCCCGCGCCGGCCGTCTTGAAGAAAATCCGCGGCCGCCCGCGCCAGGCCGCGAATTGACACGGCACCACGATCCGTTAACGTCGCCGCCACCACGTTCGTAGGGAAGCCCCGGTGGCGACGCTCATTCCGACCCGATCCAGCTGCCTGCCGCGGATGACCAGCGGCGAAAAGCGCTTCTCCGAGCGGCTGGAGCAGAAACTCGAAGACGACTACCTGCTGTGGTACGACGTGCCGATCGGCCCGCGCCAGCGCCACCCCGACTTCATCGTGTTCCATCCGCGCCGCGGCCTGCTGACGCTGGAAGTGAAGGACTGGAAGCCGGACACCATCCAGCAGGCCGACCCCACCCTGTTCACCCTGCTCACCGGCCGCGCCAGCGTGAAGGAGCACAACCCGCTGATGCAGGCACGCGACTGCGCCACCGAGGTGTACAAGGTGCTGCAGCACGACCCCGCGCTGCGCCATCCACCCGGGCATCCCTATGCGGGCAAACTGATCATGCCGTGGGGCTACGGCGTGGTGCTGTCCAACATCAGCCGCAAACAGTTCATCGCCGGCGGCCTGGATGCCGTGATCCCCTCGCACCTGGTGATCTGCCAGGACGAGATGTACGAATCGGTCGATTCGGAGACGTTCCAGGAACGGCTGTGGGCCATGTACCCGCAGATCTTCCCCACCGCGCTCACGCTGCCGCAGATCGATCGCGTGCGCTGGCACCTGTTCCCGGAAATCCGCGTGGAGCCGGGCTCCGGCCAGTTCGGCCTGTTCGACCAGGCGACCGGCGGCGCAGTCGCCAAGGTCGAGATTCCCGATCTGATCAAGGTGATGGATGCGCAGCAGGAACAGCTCGCGCGCTCGCTGGGCGACGAGCACCGCATCATTCATGGCGTGGCCGGTTCCGGCAAGACCATGATCCTCGGCTTCCGCGCGATGCATCTGGCGCGCGCGCTGAACAAGCCCATCCTGGTGCTCTGCTACAACAAGACGCTCGCCGCGCGCCTCGACCAGCTCATGGGCGAGCGCGGCCTGAGCGACAAGGTGCAGGTATACAACTTCCACAAGTGGTGCCGTGCGATGCTCACCGCGTACCACGTGCCGCTGCCGCCGGAGGGGCGCGGCTTCTTCGACGCGCTGCCGCCAGCGGTGATCGAAGGCGTGGACAAGGGACAGATCCCGCGCTTCCAGTACGGCGCCGTGCTGATCGACGAAGGCCACGACTTCGAGCCGGAGTGGTACAAGCTGATCGTGCAGATGATCGATCCGAGCACCAACTCGCTGCTGGTGCTGTACGACGACGCGCAGAACATCTACGGCAAGCCCGACCGCAAGCGCCTGAGCTGGAAGAGCCTGGGCGTGCAGGCGCAGGGCCGCACCACCATCCTCAAGCTCAACTACCGCAACACGCTGGAGATCCTCTCGGTGGCGCGCGGCTTCGCCAACGAATTGCTGCTGGGTCGCGACGAAGACGGCGACGACGGCGTGCCGCTGGTCGCGCCCGAAAGCGCCGGCCGCCGCGGCGCCTTGCCCGAGCTGATCCGCGTGGAGCGCACGGAGGACCAGCTGCCGGCGATCATCGATCGCCTGCGCGAGGAGCGCACGCTGGGCCGCCCGCTCGCGAACATGGCGGTGATTTTCCGCAACAAGTGGGAAGGCGAACGCTTGCACGAGGCGCTGCAGCGCGCGGAAATTCCCAGCACGCTCGCCGACGGCGACGGCAAGCGCACGCTGTTCGCGCCTGGCGAGGACACGGTCAAGCTGGTCACCATGCACTCGAGCAAGGGGCTGGAGTTTCCGCTGGTGATCATCCCGGGGCTGGGGTCGTTGCCGATGCCGGGCAAGGACGAGGCGGAGGAGGCGCGGCTGTTGTACGTGGCGATGACGCGCGCGACGGAGCGGCTGGTGATGATTCACCATGCGGATTCGACGTTCAGTGCGCGGATTCGTCATTCGATTAATGAGGTGCAGGCGCAGTTGGAGTGAAGGGCTTCGCGGTTGGCGTTGGGGTGTTGCTCGTTGTGACGTGACGTCATGGGGCGAGCCCGCGGACTCCAACGGACGCTGAGGGCCGCCTCGCACTCACCTACTCGTCATGCCGGCGCAGGCCGGACGGAGCGCGTAGTGCGGAGAACGCTTGGAGGGCGGCCCCGAAGGGGCGAGCGCAGCGAGTCACCCGGGGGCGACACGGCTCGGTTGTCGCGAGGTGGTCGCCAGCCGTGTCTCGCCCTCTCGGGCGAGGGTTTCGCTCTCCTGCCGGAGAGCGAGTTACTTCTTCTTGCTTGCCCATCCCCTCAAGGGGGACCACGAGAAGAAGTAACCAAGAAGAAGGGCCCCCTGCGCGGCGCCCTCCGCAGCCTACGCTGCTGCGGGTGCGTTGAGGGCTGGCCGGGCTTTTCGACAGGGCATCCTGCCCTGATCGAAAAGGCGGGGACATCCATGTCCCCGCCCGCCTTTGGCGGCCTGATCGTCCAGCCCTCACCGCCGCGAAGGGAACCCGGGAGATCAAGAGCGGCACGGAGCGTCGCTTCGCTCGCTCTTGTTTTTGTTTTTGCTTGCCTCGGTATTCACTTCTCCTTCTCCCCTTCGGGCGATCCGAAGGTAGTCCCCGTGGGAGAGAAGGTGGGATGAGGGGCGGGGCTCGCCGGAACCTGACCTACACGGCCCCTTCCCCCCACCGCCCCCCACGCCGATACTCACCCTTCACACCCGGCGGACCCGGATCATGACCGACCTCCTTTCGCCCGACGTCCTCGCTCCGCAGGCGCTCGATCACGCGCTCGCGCTTTCCTCCCGCTTCTATGTCCATCCGTCCGCACCGGCGCTCGATGCGCGCGCGGTCTTCGCGCGTAGCTGGCAGTTGGTTTGTCACCAATCGCAGCTGGCGGGTGTGGGGGATCATGTGGTCGCGGAGGTCGCGGGGCTGCCGTTGCTGGTCGTGCGTAGTGACGAGCGCAGCATCCGTGCCTTCCACAATGTCTGCCGCCATCGCGCCGGGCCGATCGCCAGTTGCGACGGCAAGGGGGCGAAAGCGTTGCGCTGCCGCTACCACGGTTGGACTTATGGCTTGGACGGCGTGCTGCGCGGGGCGCCGGAGATGGGGCGGACGCCGGATTTCGATCCGGCGGCGATCCGCCTGCCGGAAGTGCGCCTGCGCGTATGGCAGGGCCTCGTCTTCGTGGCCATCGGCGAGGCGCCGCCGTTCGAGCGCTTCGTCGATGGCATCGATCAGCGGCTTGGGGCTGGCCGCACACTGGGCGATTTCGAGTTTCACCACCATGTCGGCTACGACGTGGCCTGCAACTGGAAGGTGTACGTGGACAATTACCTGGAGGGTTACCACGTACCGCACATCCACCCGGGATTGAACAGCCTGCTCGACTATCGCAGCTACGTCACCGAAACCGCTGAGTGGTACTCCTACCAGTTCAGCCCGCTGGAAAGCGCCGGCGATCTCTACGGCAGCGGCGAGGCGCTGTACTACTTCCTCTATCCCAACACCATGCTCAACATCCTGCCCGGCCGCCTGCAGACCAATCGCGTGCTGCCGCTGAGCGTGGATCGTTGCCGCGTGGAGTTCGACTTCTACTACGCGCCGGATGCGAGCGAAGCCGCGCAGGCGCGGCGTGCCGCCGATATCGCTTTCAGCGACGAAGTGCAGGTCGAGGATGTGACCATCTGCGAGGACGTGCAGCGCGGGCTGGCCTCCGGCTCTTACGAAGCCGGACGGCTCAATCCCTTGCGTGAGAACGCGGTGCATCACTTCCACGAACTGCTGCGCCGCGCCTATCGCGACGCCTCGGCCGACGCCGGCGCATGACCCGGCCGGCCCGCATGCTGGGCCCATGGATGCTCACCGCACTGGTGGTGGGCAACATGATCGGCTCGGGCGTGTTCGTGTTGCCGGCATCGCTCGCGCCCTATGGAGCGGCGAGCCTGCTGGGCTGGGGATTCACGCTGGCCGGCGCGCTGCTGCTGGCGTTGGTGCACGCCTGGCTGGCGCAGATCGTGGCCAACCACGGCGGCGCATATGCCTATGCGCGGCTCGCCTTCGGCGACGCCGCGGGCTTCGTCGCCGCATGGAGTTACTGGACCTGCGTGTGGACCGCCAATGCGGCGATCGCCGTGGCGTTCGCCGGCAGCCTGGGCGCGATCTGGCCGGCCGCCGGCGCCGCACCCTGGCGCGGCACCGCGGCGGCGCTGGCCGCGCTGTGGCTCTGCACGGCGGTCAACGCGGCCGGCGTGCGCGAAGCCGGGCGCATGCAGCTGGCCACCACCGCCTTGAAGATCGTGCCCCTGATCGTCTTCGGCATAGCCGGACTCGCGCTGGTACACGGGAATGCGTACCGCCCCTTCAATCCCAGCGGCCAGTCCCTGGCCGCGGTGACCACCGCCACGGCCTCGCTCACCCTGTGGGCGTTTCTCGGCCTGGAGGCGGCGACGGTGCCCACCGGCGTGGTGCGCGATCCACTGCGCACGGTGCCGCGCGCCACCGTGGCGGGCATGTTGATCGCGGGCCTCGCTACCATGCTTGCCTGCACCGCTGTGATCGGCCTGTTGCCGCGCAGCGCCGCGCAGGCCTCCGCCGCACCGATGGCCGCCGCGGCCGCGCAGGCCTGGGG
It contains:
- a CDS encoding aromatic ring-hydroxylating dioxygenase subunit alpha encodes the protein MTDLLSPDVLAPQALDHALALSSRFYVHPSAPALDARAVFARSWQLVCHQSQLAGVGDHVVAEVAGLPLLVVRSDERSIRAFHNVCRHRAGPIASCDGKGAKALRCRYHGWTYGLDGVLRGAPEMGRTPDFDPAAIRLPEVRLRVWQGLVFVAIGEAPPFERFVDGIDQRLGAGRTLGDFEFHHHVGYDVACNWKVYVDNYLEGYHVPHIHPGLNSLLDYRSYVTETAEWYSYQFSPLESAGDLYGSGEALYYFLYPNTMLNILPGRLQTNRVLPLSVDRCRVEFDFYYAPDASEAAQARRAADIAFSDEVQVEDVTICEDVQRGLASGSYEAGRLNPLRENAVHHFHELLRRAYRDASADAGA
- a CDS encoding 3'-5' exonuclease, with translation MATLIPTRSSCLPRMTSGEKRFSERLEQKLEDDYLLWYDVPIGPRQRHPDFIVFHPRRGLLTLEVKDWKPDTIQQADPTLFTLLTGRASVKEHNPLMQARDCATEVYKVLQHDPALRHPPGHPYAGKLIMPWGYGVVLSNISRKQFIAGGLDAVIPSHLVICQDEMYESVDSETFQERLWAMYPQIFPTALTLPQIDRVRWHLFPEIRVEPGSGQFGLFDQATGGAVAKVEIPDLIKVMDAQQEQLARSLGDEHRIIHGVAGSGKTMILGFRAMHLARALNKPILVLCYNKTLAARLDQLMGERGLSDKVQVYNFHKWCRAMLTAYHVPLPPEGRGFFDALPPAVIEGVDKGQIPRFQYGAVLIDEGHDFEPEWYKLIVQMIDPSTNSLLVLYDDAQNIYGKPDRKRLSWKSLGVQAQGRTTILKLNYRNTLEILSVARGFANELLLGRDEDGDDGVPLVAPESAGRRGALPELIRVERTEDQLPAIIDRLREERTLGRPLANMAVIFRNKWEGERLHEALQRAEIPSTLADGDGKRTLFAPGEDTVKLVTMHSSKGLEFPLVIIPGLGSLPMPGKDEAEEARLLYVAMTRATERLVMIHHADSTFSARIRHSINEVQAQLE
- a CDS encoding VOC family protein, whose translation is MHAADDTQALPVIHEVFPYLRVHDAEAALAYYRQVFGANVRLRLDEKGTGRIGHAELVLGTAVIMVSDEYPECGILGPRSVGGASVTLHLHVDNADRLLARAVAAGGTLVRPPADAFYGERGGMVRDPFGHEWLIGHTIEEVSAEEMQRRYDELMAGA
- a CDS encoding amino acid permease encodes the protein MTRPARMLGPWMLTALVVGNMIGSGVFVLPASLAPYGAASLLGWGFTLAGALLLALVHAWLAQIVANHGGAYAYARLAFGDAAGFVAAWSYWTCVWTANAAIAVAFAGSLGAIWPAAGAAPWRGTAAALAALWLCTAVNAAGVREAGRMQLATTALKIVPLIVFGIAGLALVHGNAYRPFNPSGQSLAAVTTATASLTLWAFLGLEAATVPTGVVRDPLRTVPRATVAGMLIAGLATMLACTAVIGLLPRSAAQASAAPMAAAAAQAWGPAAGWAMGLVAAVSCLGALNGWVLLQGQTPYAAAQDGLFPAPFARTDARGTPWFGLLLSSVLASVLIAANGSKTLVALFTLSILLSTAATLLPYVLTVLAWWRIERTAGIARRAVAALALAYSLWALVGTGAEALLWGGVLLLLGLPVFLWQRRRAMAKGISPET